One stretch of Anaerobranca californiensis DSM 14826 DNA includes these proteins:
- a CDS encoding bactofilin family protein, with amino-acid sequence MFKKKEELDYAKVDTIIGKETSFNGQFNGKGILRIDGKIIGEVIQNGDIIVGETGIVEANIKGRHITVSGIVKGNIEASGLLQLLSTAKVYGDIKIYKLSIDDGAIFKGCCEMIREEKTIEKEESKKVV; translated from the coding sequence ATGTTTAAAAAGAAAGAAGAACTGGACTATGCAAAGGTAGATACTATTATAGGTAAAGAAACATCTTTCAATGGTCAGTTCAATGGAAAAGGAATTTTAAGAATAGACGGAAAGATAATAGGTGAAGTAATTCAAAATGGTGATATAATTGTTGGTGAAACAGGAATTGTGGAAGCCAATATAAAGGGAAGGCATATTACTGTTTCAGGTATTGTTAAAGGTAATATCGAAGCTTCAGGATTATTACAATTACTTTCAACAGCAAAGGTTTATGGAGATATAAAAATATATAAATTATCTATTGATGATGGAGCTATATTTAAAGGTTGTTGTGAGATGATAAGGGAAGAAAAAACAATAGAAAAGGAAGAATCTAAAAAGGTGGTTTAG
- the yyaC gene encoding spore protease YyaC produces the protein MFGLLGKPDKKLYSVRVNSNSPNCHFAIKNSLLDFIHIAKPDWSELVVMCIGTDRSTGDSLGPLVGSKLEKLNNIESVYIMGTLEEPVHGANLEEKLKKLEKFKNPLCIAIDACLGSLENVSTISVGIGSLKPGAGVKKELPEVGHIYITGVVNVGGFMEYFVLQNTRLAVVMKMANIIANSLESTILDLTLLKTHKKA, from the coding sequence ATGTTTGGATTATTGGGAAAACCTGATAAAAAGCTATATAGTGTGAGGGTTAATAGTAATTCACCTAATTGTCACTTTGCCATTAAAAACAGCTTACTAGACTTTATTCATATTGCTAAACCAGATTGGTCAGAACTTGTTGTAATGTGTATTGGTACAGATCGTTCTACCGGTGATAGTTTAGGTCCATTAGTTGGTAGTAAACTAGAAAAACTAAATAACATCGAAAGTGTCTATATAATGGGAACCCTGGAAGAGCCTGTCCATGGGGCTAATTTAGAGGAAAAGTTAAAAAAGTTAGAAAAATTTAAAAACCCCCTGTGTATAGCTATAGATGCTTGTTTAGGTAGCCTTGAAAATGTTAGTACTATATCAGTCGGTATTGGCAGTTTAAAACCAGGGGCGGGTGTAAAAAAAGAACTACCGGAAGTAGGCCACATATATATAACAGGTGTAGTAAACGTGGGAGGTTTTATGGAATATTTTGTTTTACAAAATACCCGCTTGGCTGTAGTTATGAAAATGGCAAATATTATAGCTAATTCTTTGGAATCAACAATTTTAGATCTAACTTTATTAAAAACCCACAAAAAAGCTTAA
- a CDS encoding alanine racemase: MYTPAVIINYEIMMRNLKEIQDLCNERGVKLRPHFKAHKTPYFADIQRQLGAIGFTTAKLAEAELLVNEGFRDILIAYPIVTLENVKRLKEISKKTKVSTIIDSLEGARVLSQGFGNQSLDVLIKIDTGLNRCGIKPNSNEVLNFVKDILKLKNLKIKGLLTHGGHSYKGKNIEEIKEIAEAEGKTLLELKEFLESKGIIIDEISVGSTPTLRYLLEIPKITEVRPGNYIFNDYTQVSLNTTTIENCALTVRSTVISRGIGKFIIDAGSKTLGLDKGTHGSEIIKGFGKILEYPDAEITALSEEHGIVKSSILPEIGEKITIIPNHSCVVMNLAPFVYLEKEGKFLLLENKGRGLNY, from the coding sequence ATGTATACTCCTGCAGTAATAATAAATTATGAAATTATGATGAGAAATTTAAAAGAGATCCAAGATTTATGTAATGAAAGGGGAGTAAAACTAAGGCCCCATTTTAAAGCCCATAAAACACCATACTTTGCCGATATACAAAGACAATTGGGAGCTATAGGCTTTACTACTGCAAAGTTAGCAGAAGCTGAGTTGTTAGTAAATGAAGGGTTTAGAGATATATTAATAGCATATCCCATTGTAACACTAGAAAATGTAAAGAGATTGAAGGAAATATCTAAAAAAACAAAGGTTAGTACTATTATAGATTCATTAGAAGGGGCAAGGGTTTTAAGTCAAGGATTTGGTAATCAATCTTTAGATGTGTTAATTAAAATAGACACTGGTTTAAATAGATGTGGAATTAAGCCTAATAGTAATGAAGTGTTAAATTTTGTTAAAGATATTTTAAAATTAAAAAACTTAAAAATTAAAGGTTTACTAACCCATGGAGGACATAGTTATAAAGGAAAAAATATTGAAGAAATAAAGGAGATTGCAGAAGCTGAAGGTAAAACCTTATTAGAACTCAAAGAATTTTTAGAAAGTAAAGGAATTATAATTGATGAAATAAGTGTTGGCTCTACTCCTACTTTAAGATATCTTTTAGAAATACCGAAAATTACAGAAGTTAGGCCTGGAAATTACATCTTTAATGACTATACCCAAGTTTCTTTAAATACGACAACTATCGAAAACTGTGCATTAACAGTTAGATCTACAGTTATTAGTAGAGGAATAGGAAAATTTATAATAGACGCCGGTTCAAAAACATTAGGTTTAGATAAAGGGACCCATGGTAGTGAAATTATTAAGGGTTTTGGCAAAATTTTAGAATACCCTGATGCAGAAATAACAGCCCTCTCTGAAGAGCATGGAATAGTAAAAAGCTCAATACTACCGGAAATTGGTGAAAAAATTACCATAATACCTAATCATAGTTGTGTTGTAATGAATTTAGCACCTTTTGTTTATTTAGAAAAAGAAGGAAAATTTTTATTATTGGAAAATAAAGGAAGAGGATTAAATTATTAG
- a CDS encoding CD0519/CD1768 family membrane protein, which translates to MAQTVKKRVKAVNLEAFLISGALFLFVGTLGFIMGFDNMFSTVMKTAHVLLLDTVLYIMAVAVLAGACGAVAVEFGLIALINKVLSPLMKPLFNLPGAAAIGGITTYISDNPAIISLAKDEGFKKYFKKHQLPVLCNLGTAFGMGLIVTSFMISRGKEFIIPAIIGNIGAVIGCIVSVRLMLRATKKFYNVNEDIEEIDDKELFEYREIRDGSIPQRFLEAVLEGGRTGVEMGLAIIPGVLFICTLVLMLTFGPSPEGYTGAAFEGVGFLPWIGRYLYPVLEPIFGFSSPEALAFPVTALGAVGAAIGLVPGFLERGLIQANDIAVFTAMGMCWSGYLSTHVAMMDALGTRELINKAIISHTIGGLVAGISANLIMKLLLMIL; encoded by the coding sequence ATGGCTCAAACTGTAAAAAAAAGGGTAAAAGCGGTTAACTTAGAGGCATTTTTAATATCAGGGGCACTTTTCCTTTTCGTTGGAACCCTAGGGTTTATAATGGGTTTTGATAATATGTTTTCAACTGTGATGAAAACTGCTCATGTGTTGTTATTGGATACAGTACTTTATATAATGGCAGTAGCTGTATTAGCAGGAGCATGTGGGGCAGTTGCCGTTGAATTCGGTTTAATAGCTCTAATTAACAAAGTATTATCACCTCTTATGAAACCCCTTTTTAATTTACCTGGAGCTGCTGCTATAGGAGGGATAACTACTTATATTTCTGACAATCCTGCAATAATTAGTTTAGCTAAAGATGAAGGTTTTAAAAAATATTTCAAAAAACATCAGTTGCCAGTTCTTTGTAATTTAGGGACAGCTTTTGGAATGGGCCTAATTGTAACAAGTTTTATGATATCTAGAGGTAAAGAGTTCATTATACCTGCTATTATAGGTAATATAGGTGCTGTTATTGGTTGTATTGTCAGTGTACGGTTAATGCTAAGGGCAACAAAAAAATTCTATAATGTTAATGAAGACATAGAGGAAATAGATGATAAGGAACTTTTTGAGTATCGGGAAATAAGAGACGGCTCTATTCCCCAAAGATTCTTAGAAGCAGTTTTAGAAGGTGGTAGAACAGGGGTAGAAATGGGACTAGCTATAATTCCAGGTGTGCTGTTTATCTGCACCTTAGTTTTAATGTTAACTTTTGGACCATCACCAGAAGGTTATACTGGAGCAGCTTTTGAAGGAGTAGGTTTTTTACCATGGATTGGTAGATATTTATATCCAGTTCTTGAACCTATTTTTGGATTCTCATCTCCAGAAGCTTTAGCATTTCCTGTAACTGCTCTAGGTGCTGTAGGAGCTGCAATCGGGTTAGTTCCAGGATTTTTAGAACGGGGTTTAATTCAAGCTAATGACATTGCAGTATTTACAGCCATGGGAATGTGTTGGTCTGGTTACTTATCAACCCATGTAGCAATGATGGATGCCTTAGGTACCAGAGAATTAATTAATAAAGCAATAATATCCCATACTATAGGGGGATTGGTAGCAGGGATATCTGCAAATTTAATAATGAAATTATTATTAATGATACTATAA
- a CDS encoding aminotransferase class V-fold PLP-dependent enzyme — MIYLDNGATSFPKPEEVYKAHDYGFRNYGANPGRGGHSLARECARVIYNTREKIREFINAKNTREIVFTSNTTEALNQGIFGAVSEGDHIIISKLEHNSVWRPVEWLRKNLRIELDFCEHDKEGYIILEDLERKIKSNTKLVVINHCSNVFGTMQNLSAIGEITRRKGVLLLVDGAQSLGFEEIDVQKMGIDMLAFAGHKGLLGPMGTGGLYIREDILLKPLKTGGTGSKSESPEVPAIGPERYESGTMNTAGIYALGVGIDFIKEQGLRKIKAHKIALINRLIDGLEGIVTFYGPQTLENKGPVISFNVGEMASTEVAFILDTVYNIAVRAGLHCSPLAHKFFGTLEQGTIRVTPGIFNTLEEIDVLINAIKEIRES, encoded by the coding sequence ATGATATATTTAGATAACGGTGCTACTAGTTTTCCTAAACCAGAAGAGGTATATAAAGCACATGATTATGGATTTCGCAATTATGGAGCTAATCCTGGTAGGGGGGGACATAGTTTAGCTAGAGAGTGTGCTAGGGTTATTTATAACACGAGAGAAAAAATACGGGAATTTATCAATGCTAAAAACACTAGGGAAATTGTTTTTACATCAAATACAACGGAAGCTCTAAATCAAGGGATTTTTGGTGCCGTTAGTGAAGGGGATCATATTATAATTAGTAAATTAGAGCATAACTCAGTTTGGAGACCGGTAGAGTGGTTAAGAAAAAATTTAAGGATTGAATTGGATTTTTGTGAACATGACAAAGAAGGATATATTATACTAGAGGATTTAGAAAGAAAAATAAAAAGTAATACAAAGTTAGTAGTGATAAATCATTGTAGTAATGTTTTTGGTACCATGCAAAATTTATCAGCTATCGGGGAAATAACTAGAAGGAAAGGTGTATTATTACTGGTAGATGGGGCTCAAAGTTTAGGGTTTGAGGAAATTGATGTTCAAAAAATGGGAATTGATATGTTAGCCTTTGCTGGCCATAAAGGGTTGTTAGGGCCAATGGGTACTGGGGGATTGTATATTAGGGAAGATATTCTTTTAAAACCATTAAAAACAGGGGGGACAGGTAGTAAATCTGAATCACCTGAAGTTCCAGCTATAGGACCGGAAAGGTATGAAAGTGGAACTATGAATACAGCTGGAATTTATGCTTTAGGAGTAGGGATTGATTTTATTAAAGAACAAGGGTTAAGGAAAATAAAGGCTCATAAAATTGCTTTAATAAACAGGTTGATTGATGGGTTAGAAGGCATAGTAACCTTTTATGGACCTCAAACCTTAGAAAATAAAGGGCCTGTTATATCTTTTAATGTTGGGGAAATGGCGTCTACAGAAGTAGCTTTTATTTTAGATACAGTTTATAACATTGCTGTTAGAGCAGGCTTACATTGTAGTCCCCTAGCCCACAAATTTTTTGGAACTTTAGAACAAGGAACCATAAGGGTAACCCCTGGTATATTCAATACATTAGAAGAAATAGATGTTTTAATAAATGCAATTAAAGAGATAAGGGAGAGTTAA
- a CDS encoding ParB/RepB/Spo0J family partition protein, with translation MSKKGLGRGLSALIPELPQQDFNPNSILEIPINRIRPNPKQPRKNFSQESLQELAESIKIHGIIQPIVVRSIEGGYELVAGERRLRACKIAGLHTIKAVVQTFTDRQLAELALIENLQREDLNPIEEAEAYQKLIDEFNLTQEQLSLRLGKSRSAIANTLRLLGLAKDVKEMVIKGLLKPGQARPLLVLDKIRQKEVAKLIVEKSLNTRQIEKYVKELSEKEKKPKIKREDNINPEIKDVEERIMETIGVKVKIKGNDKKGIIEINYYDENDLNKIIQLLLDKG, from the coding sequence GTGTCTAAAAAAGGGTTGGGCAGAGGCCTTAGTGCTTTAATCCCCGAATTACCGCAACAAGATTTTAATCCTAATTCTATTTTAGAAATTCCTATTAACAGAATCAGGCCAAATCCAAAACAACCTAGAAAGAACTTCTCACAAGAATCCCTTCAAGAATTAGCAGAATCTATTAAAATTCACGGCATAATTCAACCAATAGTTGTGAGAAGTATCGAAGGAGGATATGAATTAGTAGCTGGTGAAAGGAGATTAAGAGCTTGCAAAATTGCTGGTCTCCATACCATAAAGGCGGTAGTTCAGACTTTTACAGATAGGCAGTTAGCAGAATTAGCCCTTATTGAAAATCTACAAAGGGAAGACCTTAATCCTATAGAAGAAGCAGAAGCATACCAAAAATTAATAGATGAATTTAATTTAACACAAGAGCAATTGTCTTTGAGGTTAGGGAAAAGCAGATCTGCTATTGCTAATACCCTTAGGTTATTAGGGTTAGCAAAGGATGTTAAAGAAATGGTCATCAAAGGGTTATTAAAACCAGGACAAGCAAGACCATTACTGGTTTTAGATAAAATTAGACAAAAAGAAGTGGCAAAACTAATAGTGGAGAAATCTTTAAATACTAGACAAATTGAGAAGTATGTAAAAGAACTAAGTGAAAAAGAAAAAAAACCTAAAATTAAAAGGGAAGATAATATTAACCCAGAGATAAAGGATGTTGAAGAAAGAATCATGGAAACTATTGGAGTAAAAGTAAAAATCAAAGGGAATGATAAAAAGGGGATCATAGAAATTAATTATTATGATGAAAATGATCTCAATAAAATAATCCAATTACTACTTGACAAGGGTTAA
- a CDS encoding M23 family metallopeptidase: protein MQGKDKNKFTIMVIPHNQDSPLVFKLPITFLQIIGVLLLGVIMLSIGFATKYVELVKSLDELETLRQENIAKSAQIELLAQEAEILLEKFEELKKLEEKLRGFTNDESNAETNQLRDYLFATNRGLTTLDRANRSLVHINENIQEQKGSMESIISNIEEQNRLLNATPRGWPTSGRITSPFGNRRHPITGGRDFHTGIDIANSTGTPIYATAHGTVAIASYKGGWGNLVVIEHGYGFTTYYAHLSRIVVRPNQEVSRGQLIGYMGSTGSSTGPHLHYEVRVRGNPVNPRPYMNK, encoded by the coding sequence TTGCAGGGGAAAGATAAAAATAAATTTACAATTATGGTAATACCCCATAATCAAGACTCACCTTTAGTATTTAAATTACCTATTACATTTTTGCAGATAATAGGTGTATTATTGCTTGGGGTAATAATGTTAAGTATAGGATTTGCTACAAAATACGTAGAATTAGTGAAATCATTAGATGAATTAGAAACTTTAAGACAAGAAAATATAGCTAAAAGTGCTCAAATTGAATTATTGGCACAGGAGGCAGAAATTCTATTAGAAAAATTTGAAGAACTGAAGAAATTAGAGGAAAAATTACGGGGATTTACCAATGATGAATCTAATGCAGAAACAAATCAATTACGGGATTACTTATTTGCTACAAATAGGGGTTTAACAACCCTTGATAGGGCAAATAGAAGTTTGGTTCATATCAATGAAAATATTCAAGAACAAAAAGGCTCTATGGAAAGTATCATAAGTAATATTGAAGAACAAAATAGATTATTAAATGCAACACCCAGAGGATGGCCAACATCTGGAAGGATAACTTCTCCCTTTGGTAATAGAAGACATCCCATAACAGGAGGAAGGGATTTTCATACAGGTATAGATATTGCCAATTCAACAGGTACGCCAATTTATGCTACTGCCCATGGTACAGTTGCTATTGCCTCCTATAAAGGTGGATGGGGTAATCTTGTAGTAATAGAACATGGCTATGGGTTTACAACTTATTATGCCCATTTGTCTAGAATCGTTGTTCGCCCAAATCAAGAAGTTTCTAGAGGCCAACTAATTGGATATATGGGGAGTACAGGGAGTAGTACTGGTCCTCACTTGCACTATGAAGTGAGAGTAAGGGGAAATCCAGTTAATCCTCGCCCTTATATGAATAAATAG
- a CDS encoding YkuS family protein: MRNIVAVEDGLTDVKQALENAGFKTVNLSQNITNPVAVVVTGMDENFLGMQTVTNEVPVIDCRALTAEQVVEEVQRRIVH, from the coding sequence ATGAGAAATATAGTAGCAGTAGAAGATGGACTTACAGATGTAAAACAAGCTCTAGAAAATGCAGGATTTAAAACAGTAAACTTGTCACAAAATATAACAAATCCTGTAGCAGTAGTAGTAACAGGGATGGATGAAAATTTTTTGGGAATGCAAACAGTGACAAATGAAGTCCCAGTAATAGATTGTAGAGCTTTAACAGCAGAACAAGTTGTTGAAGAAGTACAAAGGAGAATTGTACACTAA
- a CDS encoding DUF4446 family protein has product MIDILEIFNKFSHIILLTVTILLLLTWLIFFIVIKNTNKKLKKYKELTKFSNGKNIEEILSDYGKRLHILNSNVDQLEQDFQKHLTKVKNHPQYYSIVRFNAFDNTGSDLSFAIALLDDNFDGIVISSIYGREESRVYAKPIEKGKSNYHLTQEEEKAIQIAKEKKNNFAGNKNFV; this is encoded by the coding sequence ATGATTGACATTTTAGAAATATTTAATAAATTCAGTCATATAATTTTACTAACAGTAACTATATTACTATTACTGACATGGCTGATATTTTTTATTGTTATAAAAAATACAAACAAAAAACTAAAAAAATATAAAGAACTAACAAAGTTTTCAAATGGTAAAAATATAGAAGAAATTTTAAGTGATTATGGTAAGAGATTACATATTTTAAACTCTAATGTAGATCAATTAGAACAGGATTTTCAAAAACACTTAACTAAAGTGAAAAATCATCCCCAATACTATAGTATAGTTCGCTTTAATGCCTTTGATAATACCGGTAGTGACCTTAGCTTTGCCATTGCTCTCTTAGATGATAATTTTGATGGAATAGTAATTAGCAGTATTTATGGTAGAGAAGAATCTAGGGTTTATGCAAAACCAATTGAAAAAGGTAAATCAAATTACCATTTAACCCAGGAAGAGGAAAAAGCTATTCAAATAGCCAAAGAAAAAAAGAACAATTTTGCAGGAAATAAGAATTTTGTGTAG
- a CDS encoding DUF554 domain-containing protein, producing the protein MGNIVNGLAIIFGGIIGTLFGKLIPKRVEETVIYGIGLAVIVIGIKSIMVITNILHIIIAITLGAIIGEIINLDDKFNQGAKWCEKQINKLVKGNIASGLIYGSLIYCVGPMAILGAIEMALFNDSSTLIAKAALDGITAVAFSSVLGIGVAFSGIVVFIYQGIIYLLAQIFGDFATGEMINSIKGLGGMLIFAIGLNITNITKIKVANLLPAFLFIILFTTLF; encoded by the coding sequence ATGGGGAACATTGTCAATGGTTTAGCTATTATTTTTGGTGGGATTATTGGGACATTATTTGGTAAATTAATACCTAAAAGGGTAGAAGAAACAGTTATATATGGTATTGGATTAGCGGTAATTGTTATTGGGATAAAAAGTATTATGGTAATAACAAATATACTCCATATTATAATTGCTATTACCTTAGGGGCAATAATTGGAGAAATTATCAATTTAGATGATAAGTTTAATCAAGGGGCTAAGTGGTGTGAAAAACAAATAAATAAGCTGGTTAAAGGGAATATTGCATCAGGTTTGATTTATGGATCATTGATTTATTGTGTAGGACCTATGGCAATTTTAGGTGCTATAGAAATGGCTTTATTCAATGATTCTTCAACATTAATTGCAAAAGCTGCTTTAGATGGAATAACAGCAGTTGCTTTTTCATCGGTTTTGGGAATAGGAGTTGCTTTCTCTGGAATTGTAGTTTTCATCTATCAAGGAATAATATATTTATTAGCTCAAATTTTTGGAGATTTTGCCACAGGGGAAATGATTAATTCTATTAAAGGTTTAGGGGGGATGTTAATTTTTGCTATAGGGCTGAATATTACGAATATCACTAAAATAAAAGTTGCTAACCTTTTACCCGCCTTTTTATTTATAATTTTATTCACAACCCTATTTTAA